In Brassica napus cultivar Da-Ae chromosome C2, Da-Ae, whole genome shotgun sequence, the sequence GTTTCAAACTTGCAGAGGCAATCTCTTGCTGGATCACATGCATCTAATGTCAACATTCCGGTGTGCTTAGCTACTTCAGGCACACCCAAACGTTCAAAGTTAGTCCcctacaaaaccaaaaaaaaaaagaaaaaatttagtAATTTCACAAGAAATAAATCAAGTATATATATTAGGTAGGCAAGACGCAGTAACAAACGTTACATTTTCGAGATTGTAGCAATGAAGTCCAATTTTGGCGCAGAGCAGAGGCTCCGCATACAAAGCATCATTACGGCGGTTGTAAGACAAAACCAAGTGACCGCCGGGAGGAGTGGGAGTATAAGTTACTTGACAAGGAGCACTGAACTGAGGATAATTGGAGAAGTCATAATCTGGTGTAGAGTTCGGATTCATTGATGGTGATACCATTAAATCCAGTGGTAGATTCGCATTCAATGATGGTGATATCATTAAATCCAGTGGTAGAACAGCATCAAAATCCTCCTTcattaagaaaagaaagaatccAATTACAAACATAACTGTAATCCATTGACCGGATAGTACTAACAGTGGATATACTTACCTTTTCAGAACTAGGAAGGTGCAAGTTTTCGAGCTCTGCCTCGGCCTCCTTAATGGGAATCAGCTCTTGGGGAGGAGGAGGTTTACAAACTGTGAAAGTGCAAAGTCAAACACAACTTTAGTGCATATTTCcttcaaagaatatatatatatatatataatatcaaaaaTACCTGATCCATGAAACTGTTTGTACGGTGGTAAAATAAAGTCGAAGGGTGATGTATATCCATTAAACGGCTGGTACCGTGGTAGAACAACATCGAGTTCcttcaaataatataattatatccACCGTTTATTTATTATTGCAGAAAAATATGACAATCTAACAAACGAAAACAATCCAATTACCTTAACACTCAAGgtgtcactgccttcttccttCATCACCTCGTCAGACATTCTCACCCAACCCTAACGTTTTACAGAACCCAAAAGCTTAATTTTTGGGCAGAGCAGCTGCGGTTAAACAAGAGACCTGAGaccatatgaaaaatataatattcagAATCAGATGCAGTGCAGGAGAAAGGTACCAGACAGAATGAAGTAGGGCGAATGGGCAAACGAAAGAAACCTCTCACTGCCCCCGCCCCCAAATTCTCCCAGAAACAAAATTAACTCCCCCTTCCAATTCTTTATATACCCTAACCGACTAAGTTTAGGTTCTTGATTGCTTCAACCGAATCGATCCGAACCCGGTTGGTTCCGAACCGTGATACCGTACcggaaattctaaaaaaaaaaacaaacgaatGGAACTTCTAGGCTTAGTTCAAAAAATCCTAAAACCCAACCCGATGGTGGACCCGAACCTTCTTTTTGTTCATCCCCGCGTGCTTTCTCGGAGCTGTAGCAGTTAAACCGTCCTAATCCGGTCAGGTAATAACCCAGACCTGTGTTTACTTTCG encodes:
- the LOC106381408 gene encoding UPF0725 protein At2g20620, yielding MSDEVMKEEGSDTLSVKELDVVLPRYQPFNGYTSPFDFILPPYKQFHGSVCKPPPPQELIPIKEAEAELENLHLPSSEKEDFDAVLPLDLMISPSLNANLPLDLMVSPSMNPNSTPDYDFSNYPQFSAPCQVTYTPTPPGGHLVLSYNRRNDALYAEPLLCAKIGLHCYNLENGTNFERLGVPEVAKHTGMLTLDACDPARDCLCKFETKVWYPTENKDCFHVITSRCRTLPPPPPEEEEKEESGFDTLSVDELFKGNMPDWLPGDSKLLYYEMKESEVEQAKEWLLLYAELAWYTKKQMDPFMFEYGKPLELRKITVQTKEVVDSMKNVKLDNAVFYISFRTRCGVVCKGVIRRTRDGRPEHLSLEAKCFM